Proteins encoded within one genomic window of Tidjanibacter massiliensis:
- a CDS encoding AraC family transcriptional regulator — MDSKTQQTRQPVITKTVQTQRIGIQVYAISRYAIGYVMRGRKYIYYGDTRYEVKQGDLFYLDIGNHYIEDIPEEGKPYEQITLFYSPENLHEILTTLSINYQLEIDSAHSCSACDTDLSHVSYPAWNMVKHFFSNVNQYLKEDLFSEAPTAEKLKTTELVYLILSNPECCIKSRILNDANMAAEGFEQIIQQHIFDGLSTEELAALCHKSLTSFKKEFVKHFHEPPHKWFLKRRLTHSRLLLVSTNKSIADIASECRFTNTSHYIKLFKQEYGVTPAVYRNNQRGMTAKRHEEAEQELAYN, encoded by the coding sequence ATGGACAGCAAAACCCAGCAGACCCGACAGCCGGTTATAACAAAAACCGTTCAGACACAAAGGATAGGCATACAGGTGTATGCCATCTCCCGTTACGCGATAGGCTATGTCATGCGCGGCCGGAAGTACATCTACTACGGCGACACCCGCTACGAAGTGAAACAGGGCGACCTGTTCTACCTCGACATCGGCAATCACTATATCGAAGATATCCCGGAAGAGGGCAAACCCTACGAGCAGATAACCTTGTTCTATTCACCCGAAAACCTGCACGAGATACTGACCACGCTCAGCATCAACTATCAGCTCGAAATAGACTCCGCCCACTCCTGTTCCGCATGCGACACCGACCTGTCGCACGTGTCCTACCCGGCATGGAACATGGTAAAACATTTCTTCAGCAACGTCAATCAATACCTCAAGGAAGACCTGTTCAGCGAGGCCCCCACGGCGGAGAAACTGAAAACTACCGAACTCGTCTACCTGATACTCTCCAATCCGGAGTGCTGCATCAAGAGCCGGATACTGAATGACGCCAACATGGCCGCCGAAGGATTCGAACAAATCATCCAGCAGCACATCTTCGACGGGCTGAGTACGGAGGAGCTGGCCGCCTTATGCCATAAGAGCCTGACCTCTTTCAAGAAGGAATTCGTCAAGCATTTCCACGAACCGCCCCACAAATGGTTTCTCAAACGACGGCTGACCCACTCCCGCCTGCTGCTCGTATCGACCAACAAATCCATCGCCGACATCGCTTCGGAATGCAGGTTCACCAATACCTCCCACTACATCAAGCTTTTCAAACAGGAGTACGGCGTCACTCCTGCCGTGTACAGGAACAACCAGCGCGGGATGACGGCCAAACGGCACGAAGAAGCCGAACAGGAACTCGCCTATAACTGA